One segment of Dehalogenimonas sp. THU2 DNA contains the following:
- a CDS encoding DUF4276 family protein, with amino-acid sequence MSKHIKLGCIAEDDSDVDAIKVFVRKITNNDRVVFERFVGQGCGKLKRKCHDWADLLKEKGCTRLVILHDLDNNTIKTLEAEINSSLSPCPIKKQIVCIPIQELEAWLLSDPEAIKTSMHLPSTPKIKGLPETIDSPKEHLGRLIARASKNEIIYINTKHNAKICNALAIDKVLRRCPSFIPFHTFIKSHFPCT; translated from the coding sequence GTGAGTAAACATATTAAACTAGGGTGCATCGCCGAAGATGACTCTGATGTAGATGCTATTAAGGTGTTTGTTAGGAAAATAACCAATAACGATAGAGTCGTTTTTGAGAGGTTTGTTGGGCAAGGGTGTGGTAAGTTAAAAAGGAAATGCCACGATTGGGCTGACCTCTTAAAGGAGAAGGGGTGTACACGTTTAGTTATCCTACATGATCTTGACAATAACACGATCAAGACCCTAGAAGCTGAAATCAATAGTTCCCTGTCACCCTGTCCTATCAAAAAACAAATAGTTTGTATACCCATTCAAGAATTGGAAGCATGGCTTTTAAGTGATCCTGAAGCTATTAAAACGAGCATGCACTTACCGTCAACGCCGAAAATTAAAGGGCTGCCTGAGACAATCGACTCACCAAAGGAACATCTTGGAAGATTAATTGCCAGAGCTTCGAAAAACGAAATAATATACATTAATACAAAGCACAACGCAAAAATTTGTAATGCATTGGCCATTGACAAAGTCTTAAGGCGCTGTCCTTCTTTCATTCCTTTTCATACGTTTATTAAAAGCCACTTCCCTTGCACCTAA
- a CDS encoding MBL fold metallo-hydrolase, with amino-acid sequence MHLTIHRGSKEIGGTLIELKTETTRILIDAGYPLFLNNAPIEDNIANLPPTELLNLGVLPKIKGLYSWDSPDFNAVVISHAHIDHYGLLKYINPAIPVYMSKGTEKLIQISQRFHICDCFDLDIRNFSMHKQIQIGDMRIKPHLMDHSAFDAAAFEITNEDKTIVYSGDFRGHGRKSKCLDYFIQTVKKHPEILLIEGSMLGRLDEQMMTESEIEAAIVERMGSRKGPLLFQCSSQNIDRLVSFYRAALRLNRKFVVDVYTANILHELRKLGNNLPYPSPEYPNIKVFFPFKLTRKIFNDIGEEYALRFTDYYISRDRLKTDQESLVMGSRPSMRVDIEKCGLHDGVFLYSLWKGYRNESNQQSFEKSLEERGFSLEALHTSGHASVIDIKRVINSLDPQKVVPIHTLHPGAFCEFSDRTELQEDGVAFEV; translated from the coding sequence GTGCACCTCACCATCCACCGGGGGTCAAAGGAAATCGGCGGCACGCTGATCGAGCTCAAAACTGAAACAACACGGATATTAATCGATGCGGGCTACCCCTTGTTCCTCAATAATGCGCCGATTGAAGACAATATCGCCAACCTACCTCCTACCGAGCTTCTTAATCTTGGAGTTCTTCCCAAAATAAAAGGACTATACTCTTGGGACAGTCCAGATTTCAACGCAGTCGTGATTTCGCACGCACATATTGACCACTATGGGCTTCTGAAATATATCAACCCAGCAATCCCCGTTTACATGTCTAAGGGCACTGAAAAACTAATACAAATCTCTCAACGTTTTCACATTTGCGATTGCTTCGATTTGGACATCAGAAATTTCTCAATGCACAAGCAAATTCAAATTGGGGACATGAGGATAAAACCCCATTTGATGGATCACTCAGCTTTTGACGCTGCTGCATTTGAAATCACCAATGAAGATAAAACGATTGTCTATTCAGGTGATTTTCGCGGACATGGACGAAAGTCTAAATGCCTCGACTATTTCATTCAAACGGTAAAAAAACATCCCGAGATACTTCTCATCGAGGGATCCATGCTCGGACGCCTTGACGAGCAAATGATGACTGAAAGCGAAATCGAGGCAGCAATCGTTGAGCGAATGGGGAGCCGCAAGGGACCTCTGCTTTTTCAATGTTCAAGCCAGAACATAGATCGCCTTGTCAGTTTCTACAGGGCTGCTTTGAGGTTAAATCGGAAATTTGTGGTCGATGTTTACACGGCCAATATACTTCACGAGCTCCGAAAACTCGGGAATAACCTGCCTTATCCATCACCGGAATACCCGAACATCAAGGTGTTTTTCCCTTTTAAGCTGACGAGAAAAATATTTAACGATATTGGCGAAGAGTACGCCCTGCGCTTCACGGACTACTATATTTCCCGAGATCGACTTAAAACCGACCAGGAAAGTCTAGTCATGGGATCGCGTCCTTCCATGCGCGTGGACATAGAAAAGTGCGGGTTGCATGACGGTGTGTTCCTGTATTCCTTATGGAAAGGTTATCGCAACGAGTCAAACCAACAATCTTTTGAAAAGTCTTTGGAGGAAAGAGGCTTTTCGTTAGAAGCCCTCCACACTAGTGGACACGCCTCTGTCATTGATATAAAGCGGGTCATCAACAGTCTTGATCCTCAAAAGGTGGTACCGATTCACACGTTGCACCCTGGTGCCTTTTGTGAGTTTTCGGACAGGACAGAACTCCAAGAGGATGGGGTCGCGTTCGAGGTGTAA
- a CDS encoding M42 family metallopeptidase, giving the protein MDKTELLLKELTEASGIPGYEGGIHCIMKRHFGKLGEVSGDKLGSVICVQKGTQAAPRILMAAHMDEIGFMVKLITQEGFLKFVPLGGWPNQHMVAQRVCIETSIGQVVGVIGTPPPHLLPEKERNKTIDKKDMYIDIGATSKAEVEAAGVKVGDPIVPISEFTVLSVKQPTYMAKAFDDRVGCAILISAMESLTGEDHPNTLFGVGTVQEEVGLRGATTSVELVAPDVAIILDIGPIGDVPGIKADESVTRLGGGPNLVVYDTRMIPNLKLRDLVISTAKELNIPLQLDTLEFGGYDGGVIHLYKSGVPTVVIALPTRHAHSHNSIIRRDDFDLAVLLVTALVRKLDEATVAGLCD; this is encoded by the coding sequence ATGGATAAAACTGAATTATTGTTAAAAGAACTTACCGAAGCCAGCGGTATTCCCGGTTATGAGGGCGGCATTCACTGCATCATGAAACGACACTTTGGTAAGTTGGGAGAAGTATCAGGTGACAAACTGGGCAGTGTCATATGTGTTCAGAAGGGTACGCAAGCAGCACCGCGCATTTTAATGGCCGCTCACATGGATGAGATTGGCTTCATGGTGAAACTCATCACCCAGGAAGGATTTTTAAAGTTTGTGCCGCTCGGTGGTTGGCCTAACCAGCACATGGTGGCCCAGCGAGTGTGTATCGAGACATCAATTGGGCAGGTTGTCGGCGTTATAGGTACACCACCGCCGCATCTCTTACCCGAAAAAGAACGCAATAAGACCATTGACAAGAAAGACATGTACATTGATATCGGTGCCACCTCCAAAGCCGAGGTTGAGGCTGCGGGAGTGAAAGTCGGTGATCCTATCGTTCCCATAAGTGAATTTACCGTGTTATCGGTCAAACAGCCGACTTATATGGCAAAGGCTTTTGATGATCGTGTCGGCTGTGCCATACTGATTTCAGCGATGGAATCGCTGACTGGCGAAGATCACCCCAATACCCTCTTTGGCGTGGGCACAGTTCAGGAAGAAGTGGGATTACGAGGCGCCACCACCAGCGTTGAGTTGGTAGCACCCGATGTGGCAATAATTTTGGACATCGGGCCAATAGGTGATGTTCCAGGAATCAAGGCCGATGAATCAGTGACGCGTCTTGGAGGCGGGCCGAATCTGGTGGTTTATGACACAAGAATGATCCCCAACCTCAAGCTTAGAGATTTAGTTATCAGCACCGCCAAAGAATTAAACATCCCGTTGCAATTGGACACGCTGGAGTTTGGAGGCTATGACGGTGGCGTCATCCATCTGTATAAGAGCGGTGTTCCGACAGTGGTTATTGCACTACCGACGCGACACGCTCACAGTCACAATTCAATTATCCGGCGTGATGATTTTGACCTTGCTGTATTATTAGTAACGGCTCTGGTGCGGAAGTTAGATGAGGCAACTGTGGCCGGTTTGTGTGATTAG
- a CDS encoding YqhA family protein, translated as MRTLLEKSKYITLIAVAASLLASVVAFGWGLVHSVEVLLGFFNGGIDVVPLIELMDIFLIATVLLIFSLGIYELFLGNLTLPEWLIIRNLHDLKVKLSSVVIMVMGIVFLKHLVVWEDPQGTLFFGLSIAVVTGALVGFSYIGGKKD; from the coding sequence TTGCGCACTTTACTGGAGAAAAGCAAGTACATCACCCTGATCGCCGTTGCCGCGTCGCTGCTGGCCTCGGTGGTGGCCTTCGGCTGGGGCTTGGTGCACTCTGTTGAAGTGCTCCTGGGTTTCTTCAACGGCGGCATCGATGTCGTTCCGCTCATCGAGCTGATGGACATCTTCCTTATCGCCACTGTGCTGCTCATTTTCTCCCTTGGCATCTATGAACTGTTCCTCGGTAACCTGACGCTGCCTGAGTGGCTGATTATCAGGAACCTGCATGATCTGAAGGTGAAGCTTTCCAGCGTCGTCATCATGGTCATGGGCATCGTGTTCCTGAAGCACCTGGTGGTGTGGGAAGACCCGCAGGGGACGCTGTTTTTTGGACTGAGCATCGCGGTGGTCACCGGTGCCCTCGTCGGCTTCAGTTATATCGGCGGTAAAAAAGACTAG